The Nicotiana sylvestris chromosome 6, ASM39365v2, whole genome shotgun sequence genomic sequence GATAGAGGCTGGGATCAACTTGGAAGAAACACTCGAGAAGAAGCACATAACCATCAGCAATATATACAAGATGTTAAGGAAGGATCACCAGAAGGTGCATTGGAGGAAGCTGATATGTAATAATGGAGGAATGCCAAAGTGGACTTTTATATTGTACATGGCAATACTGGGCAAGATGAATACCAGAGATAGACTAGCAAGATGGGGAGTAACAAATGAGCTACTATGTCCTATGTGTAAAGTAGAAGAGGAAAGCTTGGAACACATGTTCTTCAAATGTTCATTTACAGCAGCAATTTGGAGTAAGGTATTGCAGTGGATGGGTATTACAAGGCAAACGATGGAATGGAGTCAAGAAATAGAATGGACATGCAGCAATGCAAAAAGCAGATCAACAAATTCTGAAATCTACAGAATAGCACTAGCAAGTTGTGTCTATCACGTGTGGCAGGAGAGAAACCACAAAATTTTTCAACATAAGCAAAAGCAAGCGGGGTTACTGATTAAGCAAACTATACAAATGATATGTGGAAGGAGCTATACGTTGCCAAAACTAAGAAGAAGGCTTGAAGAGTTGAATTTCTATCCATAAGGAAAGATGAAGTACTGACAATATAAAAAATTGTAAACTGATAGTCAGTAGGAAGGATAGAAGTTTTTGATGAAACTGAGCCTGGGAAGATGTCCACACTTAGTGTTTGTTGATTTGAACTGTAATTTCTTGCTTTGGTAATAAAATATgataattaccaaaaaaaaaagtcatATGAAACTGTGATAATACCATATATTTGATAACATAAtagcaaaagtaaaaaaaataattaaaaatttaataTTAGAAATGAAAGACTATTTTACTTAATGTTAGAAAGTTCTTAACATTATGATGAGAATGCTCAAACTATGGATAAGACCACCAAAAATTAAATTCTTGCTAGATAtagaattaaattttaaaaaatataaaataaatatctaaTAGAAGTAATTTTTTAAcgaaaacaaaaaattaaattttgtaTCTTGAAactaaaaggaaagaaaatttattgcatgtaatacaaaaaataaatataagaaAAACTCAATAGATTTGGAATATAATAATCAAAGAACTTgtatattaatattttagactaatcaAAGTTATAATTTAAagtaaaatatgatattattttgattacaggtaaaatattaatataaaaaattaattaaaaatttctTAGTAGGGAATAGACtgtataaagaaaaaaatagagatagtgtGAGGATATTTgtactttaaattattttaaaataaaacaaagtaaataattGAATAATATTCAAAAATAATACTGTAGAtttaaatagtaaaatattatcgagtattaaattttaaaaataaaaaataatatttatctataattattaaaaggataataagTAAGATAGTAAGTTAATTAGCCGAAAAAAAATCatatgaaagtataataatattaaataataaataatataataattataagcaaagaacaaaaaaaatgtgTAAATTTTAAAAGAATAAGACTTATTGGAGCGtgagataaaaaataaaatgatactaagaattttattaaaataatatgatctaataTGTTCAAACGAGACAAATCACCACATGACATATTtagtgttttttttaaaaatattgatAACGTTACGAAATTCAAATACTAAAATTAACCGGTTGGAttatataaatatagaaaaagaaaacatgTTATCAACTAAGAGATTTGCAAAATTGTTTCATGTCTtacttcttaattaatatctaatgattaTCTAAAAAATTTATCTGGAatatttatattttaaagttatttataCATAATTCAAATCATAATTTGACATGAAATGTATCCGTGCAttgggtactaatactagtttattttaaaagtaaactaGCATTCTCATCTCTCCAATCTCTTTTTGTGGTCAAAgtcttttctttattccttgtACTTAGTAATCTATTAACATGTGGAGATGCAATTAAGTTTTCGAGGCATAAAATTCTATATTCCTACTTTGCCTTGGGCGTAGATTGCGGTGTCTAAAAAGGTACTCCATCTTCAAAACCTACTAACTTTATTCATATTCCATTCTAATAACAGTTAATCCGTTCTAAAACCCCTTCGTTCAtcttcaaaaaaatgaaaaaaattcaaCTACCAAGCAAAATCGCATCTTGCCATAGCATCAAAAATCTTATTTTAGTGTCCTCTTTTGTTTCTATAATCTATTTTCTATATCCTATCATTCTTGCCCCTAAAACCAACTTTGTTCATACCTCAATTTCATCACAAAAATATGATTTATCATCTCCAACAACACTTCACCATGTTGTTTTTGGTATTGCGTCTAATGAGAAATCATGGTCTAAGAGAAAAGAACTTGTTAAGCTATGGTACAAACCAAATGAAATGAGGGGTTGTGTGTTTCTTGAAAAAATGCCTAATAGTAGTACAAATGATTCTCTTTTGCTCCCTCCAATTTATATTTCTGAGGATATTTCAAGATTCCCATATACAAATAGAGGTGGGAATCCTTCAGCTATTAGAGTGGCACGTGTAGTTTCAGAAACAGTAGCACTTAATCATTCAAATGTTAGGTGGTTTGTATTTGGAGACGATGACACAATTTTTTTCCCTGAAAATTTGGTGAAAACACTTTCTAAATATGACCATGGGCTTTGGTATTATATTGGGTCAAATTCTGAAAGTTTTATACAGAACAAGTTTTTTTCCTTTGAAATGGCTTTTGGTGGTGCTGGTTTTGCTATAAGTTATCCACTGGGTAATGTTTTGGCTAAAGTATTTGATTCATGTATAGAGAGATATCCACACCTTTATGGAAGTGATGGTAGAATTCATGCTTGTTTGACGGAGCTTGGTGTTACTTTAACACATGAGCCCGGTTTCCATCAGGTATATCTTCTCCTTTTTTTGCCATTGTAAATTAGAAAAATAGACCGCGTAGCCTTGGCGTAACCgataaagttgttgccatgtgacaaGAAGGTCACagattcgagccgtggaaacagtatctttcagaaatgcagggtaagtaTGCATACAAATAGACCATTGTGGTCAGGCCCTTTTCCAGATAATGCACATAGTGGGAGTTTAGGGCACCTAGATGCTCTTTTGTAAATTGGAAAAATAGACCGGGGTAACTGGTAAATTTGCTGCCATTTTTTCGGCAGGTCACGGGTTCGcgccgtggaaacaacctcttgcaaaaATGCTGCATAAGGCTACATAtaaatagacccttgtggtccggcctttCCCCGAACATTGTGTACAGCGGGAGCTTAATGCACCCGGGCTGCCTTTTTGTAATTGAAAAAAAGTCAAATTTACTTTTTTACTACAAGAAATATCTTAATTTCCCCGTTACATTATAGAACAATTCATATCTTGCTGTTAACTAATCGTGTCGTATTTGCCCGTGATTTTGGTGAAGCCACAATGCCGTATTCGATGAATTTTAGGCATCAAAATACTTCAAGAAACGCGTCTAAATTTACCACTTTACTTTTGGCTATGTTTTAAAAATTACTCTCCTATTATATTTCGGATAGGAGCTTAGTTAAGGCAAAGGGCTAATAGAAGACGATTTGTTAACAACATGAATATGAATGACTCAAAACCACAATGGAGGTAAAATTAAGATGTTTGGTATAGTGGAGAGTATTTTTTTACTTTACTACATTgcaaattttgaattttggtagatGGAAGGTGAATTTAACACCAATTTTCTTGTTCTGTTTGTGTGAAATTGAATGACTAGATGGATTTTCATGGAAATGTATTTGGATTATTGGCTGCACATTCCATTAGACCTTTGGTATCTCTGCATCATATGGAGATAATTGAACCGATATTCCCTAATATGACAAGAATGAAGTCTCTGGAGCATTTGTACCAGGCTGCAAGTTTCGATCCACAACGACTTTTGCAGCAAGCAGTATGTTATGATCGTCGATTTTCTTGGACAGTGTCAGTGTCTTGGGGATATGCTGTACAAGTTTTTGCACATAATGTGTTTTTGACAGACGCTCAGCGTGTACAAGAGAGTTACTTGCCCTGGAAAAAGAATGCATATGGTACACTTTATGAATATAATACAAGGAAATTTGAGTCTGATCAATGTAAAAAGCAGAttatttttttcttgaacaaagTTTCTTCTGGCATGGATGAAATCAAGACCATTTACAAGAAGAAAACATCTGATAATTGCACATTCAGCAAGAATTCACCTAGAGAAATAGAAGAAATCAGAGTGTTTTCGCACAAGTTGGATCTTGACACAAATCAGGTATATTTTTTCTCTAGCTTTTGAATTCAATTCAGGCCGATATATTCTTAACCTATAATCAATGGTGGAGCCAGAAATTCTAACAAgcaaattaaaaaaatacaagaATATTGCACATGTAATTCAAATTTGCAATCTAGAGCAATTCTTGAGCCTGCTTTATCACTAAACTATAAGCTTCCTTTACGTCAAGTGTATTCAACAAttcatatatatacacacactcatAATTCTTTTTTGCTTTTAACTTATTTGAGTATAATAATTTTTTTGACAAAGTAGATTCAATTGAACCCCTTCGTATCATGTAGCTCTGTAACACCCCAGACTATAGACAGAGTCCCacatcggcaaaacacaagagggaTGTTGGATATATAAGTTAAGAAGCCTTGGACCCTAGTGACACGTTTTAAACCCGTGAGGGCCtacggacaatatcactagcgggctgggctgttacatatggtatcagagccacatTTGTGTCAGCCTTGCCGATGGTGGGTCGAAGTTCAACTAAGTTTAGGTAAATCCCGGTTAGGCGAGACAAACCTCAGTGCTGAGTCTAGGCAAATCTCATGCGGTGGGGCAAACCTCAGCGAGGACGATGAGTCCATAAGAGGGGGTGTATGTAACACCCCAGACTATAGACAGAGTCCCACGtcggcaaaacacaagagggatgctgggtatataagttaacaagccttagaccctagtgaTGCGTTTTAAACCCGTGAGGGTCTAGGCCCAGAGAGGACAATATCACTATCGGGCTGGGCTGTTACAAGCTCGGCCCCTTTCCTATAATTAGGACTCTTATATgtttaaattattttaacattTTGTTCAATGATTCATGCAGTTGCTAGCACCAAGAAGACATTGTTGTGATGTATTGCCTTCTACATCTGGTAAAGTGATGGAAATGGAAATAAGAGAATGCAAAGAAGATGAACTTATTTACATGCACAAGTAGTGCTCTCATTCAGCATTGCAGCCACCATTGGTTCTTTTTGCAATTGGCATAAGGAGTTCCGCTCACCGCGAAATTTGTATCTGATGGAACCACTTAGTTGTGATTTTTTTCAATGGCAAATTGGTGACCTAAAGAAAGTTTGGAGCACAAGAAAGTTTTACACTGCCTCTGTATTTCTTGAAGGCTACTTTGCTTTCAGATCAGAGAAGTTTAATTTCTTTGCTTGTGACTAAATTTAGCTGCAGAAGATAAGTCTTAGTTTTCAGAATTGTTATTGTACGTGTTTAgtctgttatatatatatatatatactttatataagcAAATAATTTAGAGGACTACGAGACATGGTCATACTTTTCTTTGATTAGCAGCAGGCCTAATAACTTGAGTTCATGATTTAAGAAAATCTCAGACTTGACTGGAACTTGTTCAAGATTTTTTCAGTGTGTGTATAATCATGATTACATACAGAGAGTGAAACATTATTATGGCATAACCAAGTAAGGCTTATGATTAATTTGTCTGAGCTCTGAGTCTGTGCCAACAATTATACAAACTCTGCAACCTGAATTTGTGCATGTGTTAAACATAATTAGAATTTCGTATAGTTTTCACAATATCAGAAACTTTCTTGCTTTTCACTTCAAAACCGGTTATGAGAGCAGGGTTGGTCTTATCACCCCGAAACGAAAATGAAAGTAATTGATAGTGCAAGATCAGATCCTCTTTTTTTTCCTCATTAATTTGTGTTACACTATCTGGGAATCTTTGAATCTATGCTTATTTTCAGCTCCATGAAATGGCAGAAACGTATTCAAGGAAAGTAAAGCTAACTCTAAAAATTGAGTATTACTTCAGCTCAAAGTTTGTTTATTGAGAAGTAAAATGCTACTGTAAGATTTTTGGGTGATTGAGTTTCTAAAGTACCTTACCTTTCATTGTCTGGAAAAGAAATGAACTAAATTGAGGATATCTATAGTCTGAAAATAAAGCTGATAATAGCATTTGAAGGTTTTCATGCACTCGATCTCAAAATGGTTTTGCAAATCATGTGGGCCTATTGGGCCGAGGAAACGAACTGATCTTCTTAGCATGGGCTACTCCTGCTCGTTTCTACTCACAATGGACATGATTGGGTTTGGACCGTGCTCGTCGCACTTATCAGacaaaatagcacgggctagaaagttccaacataatatagtaaaaattgtgtggggtagccactttttaaagtggtatttattttttatccaccATTTTCAATGTTTAGCAATAATAGCCattagtctattaaaattaatatgaaaagactttgttaccctttcttctatctctttcatgttaGGGAGAAGAACTGTGAACAGCGGCACCCTTTCTCCAGACAAAATGTAATGCATATTACACTATGCAGTATTCACCAGCAACGAATCTCACAAAAATCTGTCAAACACTCAAACCATTACAGCTTTCCACCCAAATGTAAAGCGCATAGTATATGATAGAAATTCAGGAAAGTACAGTCCCTAAGGTCAGAGGCGGCTAGTGGGTCAAGCAGTTAAAGCAATTGCTTTGGGTCCCAAAAATTTTGGGCCCCAAAATTCTTTTTTCGGTATTTGTATTGAAGCCCCGACTAATTTAAATTTGTATTGAAAAGCACTCTAACATGATATCGTCCATAGGGCTCAAACCTGAAATATCTTATTAAAGTAGGTTAAATCGTATCCATCCCACCACAATCCTTGGAGGTGGAGCCCAACTTTTATCAATAataaatttataaattaatatttttaaaaaatattgagtattaaaaatagaaaagtaaaatcttttataaaaagtaaagacaacttttAGTTTGTTATTGATATAATTGTTTGAGCAAAAATTGAAGAAAGAGAATTACTTTCCCTAAAACCCTTACCCGAAATATAAAATTATGTTATTTACATTTTAAAATCGACATCATTAGTGAAATACCTACATTATCTTTCTCTTTTTTATATTTCTCACTAGAAAACGTGTAATAAACTTTTAGAGTCTCTATTTTAGTATCTCTAATTGTCCAAATCTCATTTTTTATATTTCTCATCAGATAATGTGTACTACACTCTTATATTTTCTTTCTTGGTTTCTGCAAAAGTTCAAGTTTTCGACAAGCTATATTGTTTCGTAAAAAAAGATTATTTTTTTCCAATAAAAATAAGAGCTGCAGAATACTATTGAATACGCTTTATTACACATTCTTAATTTTTCTCCTCTGCAGGTTTCAAGCATTACAACAAGTATAttaaaaaatcaaataattatttcGATATCAAGTTATCAACATTTTGAATCTAGTTTTATTTCCTAAGATCAACAATATCCTAAGAGTGATTAAATGGTTTGTAAAAgaaattattaataactttacatctcaaaaagctagaaaaaatagatttcaaataaaaatatatacgAAGGTTTTGTTTCAACAAAGGCCTCAAATTAAATTTTTGCTTTAGAACTCCAATCTTGTTGAGCCACCCCTGCCTAAGGTGTACTCCATGTCTGGGCAAAAAAATGTACTCAAACTGGTCATGCAAACTTCTCTACAAATTTTGCTACATATGTATATTTTACTTGAAATACACAATTTTGTTATCTCTTGCAAAAACTTATTATTTCTCTTATGAAATGTTTATTATTCGTTGATGGACTTAAAACTTATGCTATAGAAAGTTTGGTTTTCTGCTACGTTATGGATCCTAAATTTACAGTTAccagtttaaaagttaaggacacttggtcctgaacttcgattccaagttcaaaagttaaggatacttggtcctgaacttaaaattacaagttcaaaagttaaggacacttggtcctaaacttagactaacaagctcaaaagttaaggacaataggtcctaaacttagacttacaagttcaaaagttaaggataagtagtccttaacttagagttacaagcacagaacTTAAGGACAGGTGGccctgaacttcgagttccaagttcaaaagttaaggacatgtagtcctgaagtcctgaacttcgagttgcaagttcaaaagttaaggacatgtagtcctgaagtcctgaacttaaagttgcaagttcaaaagttaaggacacttggtcctgaacttttaTGAGCAGAAGGATGTTTTCGTCCGAGCAGGtgaagtttattaaagcagtggctaaagactaaagacatgttaaacagtggcttaaaattaaatacatatgttattagtggctaaccgtgcacttccccccataatatactggagactggagcacatgtgtatgaacttccagcatattatgctggaccggtatattatactggagctccagtatattatgctggaattctagtataatatactggagttccagtatagttatgttggatatactggagtttcagtatattatactggaatatcAGTAtgttatgctggagtatttttcggattttgaacagtattttcgttcagatttatctttatatgaaaagtggctaaattttgataacttttgaaattgtggctgTTTTTTAATTAccaattgtaaatctggctatttttaaatttctccccaCTTATCAACTTCGTTACTTTCATGTACCCATCAGACGACAGCTCTTTCGGAGATTCCTTAGGGACCGATCATTCATCGTAGATTGTGTGAATTATTATGTActcaaattgaaaaaaaaaaaaggatttggaTTAAATTTGATTGATCGAATACAAATTGCTCATTATCGTAGATTATCATTTTCTGACGGCCAAATATTATTTTTCTTGTCTTATTAAAAAGTGGAAGGATGACTTCGCTTATTTTTTTTCCTATTAGTCCATTAGAAATAGTTTCTAAAGTTTAAAGAGTATCGGATAGGGAAAAAATGTTTCTTCTAGAACATGTTTTCCGAAAAAGATAtttttcataccaaacacacctaTAAGCACACAAATACTGTACATGATTATTGAACTACGAAAGATATAGTTAATAAACAAATGGGGACCATGTCAAGTGTTGAAACTTTAATTTTTAGTCATTTAGTATTTTCACACTTTATTTTTTGTTCCACATGATATTTTATGAAGTACTACTAGTTAAACAACTTATTTGAAAACTTTCTTGAAAGAGTCTTTTCGTGCACTAAAAATTAATTTCGGCCAAGTGTAATACAAGCCATCTGTTTCTTTGAAAATATAGGGATTTTTACCTAGCTATACTATAATAGAAACCTATTTACTGTCTTTATTTAGGTtctataataattattttataTACCTATATTTACTAGTTTTATACAAAATCATAAAAAGAAGGAAATGAAACATACCTTAAATATAGCGTATCAGTTACACATAGTCCTCCTACATTTAAGATTCTTCTCTCTTTCTTTAACAATTAGCCATATTTGTACTTACCCACAATAAGAATTCTCCCACCGATACCCAGAATCTTTCTAACCCAAAAATCTCGCTTACTCACTCCTCTTCCAAAACTTTTAATATTCGATTTCTCTCTTTCAATCATCCACTGGTATAATCCCAAAATTGCAGATTTTTTTTCCTCTTCCAAAGCTTTTGATATCCGATTTCTCTCTTATTTTGAATGTTGTTTTCTTATTTTCTAAAATCTTTATTGTATGTCACTTGTATATGATACATCAATACCCAAAATAATACTTGATACAATACTAATACAATTATAGTGCGATTATATTAGATTTTTAGTGTAAAGTTGTGACTGAAACTTGAAGAAGATAAAGATCATAATTGTATCACAATTTTTCGGAAATGAATCAcgattgtattataattgtatatgtaTCATAATTGTTGAAGGGATTGTATTATAAatgtatgataattgtatattTATTGTATATTGTTACGAGCAGTTGTGAGTTTGTGAAGAATTTCACGATTTATATCACAAAtatatgataattatatattaatttattagtaTTGTATCAGGTATTATTTTGGGTATTAATGTACCATATACAAGTTAGACACAATtgtgatacaaatatgatacaatTATGTATTAGGCATTGATGTATCTGATATAATTCAAATACAATTACGATACAATTATCATACAATTCCtgaatattttttcattttcagtGTTGTCCAATCTCCTAGCAAAAGAACAATACAATTGACGatttttaataatataaaacCGTCGGCAATGGTGGGAAGAGATAAGATGGAGATTCTGGCGTAAATTAagggattttgatgtaaaaaaggaaggagagaggagaggagagggaaaaaaaagaaggaaatgatgtaattgaatcccttaattgaaggcactaataatgggggtgagagccttttaagGAGCAATCTACAAAATTTGTAAGAAAAATTTGGATACTTATTAAAAACTACAAAACATAGAAAAGATAAGTAGAtggtgtttggattggcttttaaGCTGGTCAAAATAGCTTTTAAGTTCTTTTTAGCTTTTTTCAGTGTTTGGCAAAGTCAAAAAGTGCTTAAAATAACTAAAAAACTActtaaaacaagccaaaagcaataagctggacaaccccaaCTTATTGCTTTTTGGCTTAAAAGCTATTTATGTTGAAAAGCTACTTTTTTAAGCCATTTCAAATGGGCTCGTAATTAAGTTTCTAATATAGTGTAATTAGGTAAAAATCCCGAAAATATATTATAGTTCTTTCTCCTATATTAGACGAGAGATGGTTAGCCCGTGCTGCCGTACGGGCCCAGTCTCAAATGCCTCGACTCTATGTCTTTCCAAATTTGGATGAGTTGACTCTCTCTTTCCAAATTTAGATATAATTAACAAATTTAATCTTTATTTTGATTATGATAATCAGGGAACTCAAGTTAACGCCCACTTTGTTATGTTTCCagttttcttttttgaaaaagaaaaatacttgCATTTGCATAAGTTCAAAAGTTGTTCACTCATTGCCAAACTTAATTTACTTTTTCAAATATTAGCTTGCGGTTTggtcattttaatttttaatttgatttatgtTTATTCATAAGTTGACATAGTTTATCACATGATGTAGCAAATACTAAATTCACCTAATAATCGTAATTTCTTGTTTGCTTAATATCAAAACTTAAAAACCTATCCAactttttattttgaaatttataAACTGTTTCAATCTTGGGAAAGAAAGGGGGGGGAAAACATTAGAAAAACACTTAGCAAAGTCATGAAAATTGTGGTTCATCATTGTAGTGCAAGAAACTTCTTTCCAAAATAAGAGTTATTTTTTGGTTGCTCCTCCTTTCACTCTTCAGATGTCCTACACTCCTACTCCTcttttttatatttgtttttcttttcttttcaccttctctattttctttttctaggAGTCTCCCATTTAATTAATACTCCAATATAGTGGAAAAGTACTTTTTCTCACTTTaaacttttattttctttaaatttccTTGTTCCGTAGTTTAGCTCAAACTTTTTCGTAAAAATTATACGTGAGAGCCACTTTGTGCAGTGGTCTTTAAGCCATACCCAGTTTTCAAATTATTTTGCACCTGCACCCATTTTTGTCTTAAAGTAAGTTCAAAAGTACTACTTTACCCTCCATCAAGATCTGGTCTCATGGGCAGCCGCACGCTCCTCCATCACGAATTTCCACAATCTCTATTGCTAATCTTCCACCACCTCCGTCGCTCTAATCTGGCGCAGCGCTCCTCCGTTACCCTTACCTTCGTCCCTAACACCTACCTTTGTTCCTCATATCTAATAAACAATCATCCTATGTCGCTACTTCCGACAACAGAGAATAATATTGTCATCTGCGCTGCTCATTCCGCTTCACCATCCTTTCAGTCACATAGTCAACATCCTCAAGAATTTGAGCCATTTTACCACCAATTACTACTCTCTGTGGCAGTattttctaaaaaatttaaatagccaagtGTCCTTCTAAATTACAAATGTCATACCTATTTCTAAGTGGCTACTATGCATGTGGGAAATTCCACAAGTGTCTTTGGTCTATTTCAATATATGTGGCATCCTTTCTCTTGGTTTTGGGTAAGTGGTATAAGCCAAGTATCAAGTGGCAGAGGAGACATAACACTTGTCTCAAGCAATTGCCATTATTGAGCTTATAAATAGGCTTTCAATCTCTACTGATGAAATATCAAGAAAAGCTAATCATTAGCTTCAAATCACTACTTGCTCTCTTTCTTTCATTCCGATGTTCTTCTTATGTCTCCACCTTTTTCTATTTTCAATAGATACTTTATTAGTTTCTTCTAGCAACTTGCTAGTATATTATATTCCTGTATATTATATAAACTTGTTTAATCCCGGGAAACATTTCACATTgctgaaatagtttcttaggacagTGCCCAGCACGACTCAAGTCAATTTGTGTATTTCCGCTCACAAATATTATTATagtattattgttgttatttttccgTGTCATTGCCC encodes the following:
- the LOC104228482 gene encoding uncharacterized protein, yielding MIEAGINLEETLEKKHITISNIYKMLRKDHQKVHWRKLICNNGGMPKWTFILYMAILGKMNTRDRLARWGVTNELLCPMCKVEEESLEHMFFKCSFTAAIWSKVLQWMGITRQTMEWSQEIEWTCSNAKSRSTNSEIYRIALASCVYHVWQERNHKIFQHKQKQAGLLIKQTIQMICGRSYTLPKLRRRLEELNFYP
- the LOC104228481 gene encoding uncharacterized protein, coding for MKKIQLPSKIASCHSIKNLILVSSFVSIIYFLYPIILAPKTNFVHTSISSQKYDLSSPTTLHHVVFGIASNEKSWSKRKELVKLWYKPNEMRGCVFLEKMPNSSTNDSLLLPPIYISEDISRFPYTNRGGNPSAIRVARVVSETVALNHSNVRWFVFGDDDTIFFPENLVKTLSKYDHGLWYYIGSNSESFIQNKFFSFEMAFGGAGFAISYPLGNVLAKVFDSCIERYPHLYGSDGRIHACLTELGVTLTHEPGFHQMDFHGNVFGLLAAHSIRPLVSLHHMEIIEPIFPNMTRMKSLEHLYQAASFDPQRLLQQAVCYDRRFSWTVSVSWGYAVQVFAHNVFLTDAQRVQESYLPWKKNAYGTLYEYNTRKFESDQCKKQIIFFLNKVSSGMDEIKTIYKKKTSDNCTFSKNSPREIEEIRVFSHKLDLDTNQLLAPRRHCCDVLPSTSGKVMEMEIRECKEDELIYMHK